The following coding sequences lie in one Deltaproteobacteria bacterium genomic window:
- the mltG gene encoding endolytic transglycosylase MltG, which produces MKRKWWKPKRSRMWQRIALVAVVATAVFGVCTLRSAYDALVEYPDRPGVGGSEAIEVEVPPGASFPQVLELLTGAGVIPPDEATKFRLFVLHKGAARKVTAGKHSFRGDMTPTEVLEELQRKQKRKTLRVTIAEGKNMLDVVGILAHAGLSDAAALEAAMRDRELLDRLGITGETAEGYMFPDTYQFNLDDTPAAIVEKLVTRHREVYGELRRRYRREAQELGDKLGFDDNAVVTLASIVEKETGAKHERPLIAGVFLNRLSFSSFKPKLLQTDPTIIYGCTVPTTKSPACQKFEGRIRRIHLRDEDNPYNTYTHEGLPPGPITNPGRAAIEAVFAPKKSRFLYFVARNDGTHQFSKTVAEHEAAVELYQRRGAVGDGSAAGAVED; this is translated from the coding sequence GTGAAGCGCAAGTGGTGGAAGCCGAAGCGCTCGCGCATGTGGCAGCGCATCGCGTTGGTCGCCGTGGTTGCGACCGCGGTGTTCGGCGTGTGCACGCTGCGCTCGGCCTACGACGCGCTGGTCGAGTACCCCGATCGGCCCGGCGTGGGCGGCAGCGAGGCCATCGAGGTCGAGGTGCCGCCGGGTGCCAGCTTCCCGCAGGTGCTGGAGCTGCTGACGGGCGCCGGGGTGATCCCGCCCGACGAGGCCACCAAGTTCCGCCTGTTCGTGCTGCACAAGGGCGCGGCCCGCAAGGTCACCGCTGGCAAGCACAGCTTCCGCGGCGACATGACGCCGACCGAGGTGCTCGAGGAGCTGCAGCGCAAGCAGAAGCGCAAGACCCTGCGGGTCACCATCGCCGAGGGCAAGAACATGCTCGACGTCGTCGGCATCCTCGCCCACGCCGGGCTCTCGGACGCCGCCGCGCTCGAGGCCGCGATGCGAGACCGCGAGCTGCTCGATCGGCTCGGCATCACCGGCGAGACCGCCGAGGGCTACATGTTCCCCGACACCTACCAGTTCAACCTCGACGACACGCCCGCGGCGATCGTCGAGAAGCTGGTCACGCGGCACCGCGAGGTCTACGGCGAGCTGCGCCGGCGCTACCGCAGGGAGGCCCAAGAGCTCGGCGACAAGCTCGGCTTCGACGACAACGCCGTCGTCACCCTGGCCTCGATCGTCGAGAAAGAGACCGGTGCCAAGCACGAGCGTCCGCTCATCGCCGGCGTCTTCCTCAACCGCCTGTCGTTCTCCAGCTTCAAGCCCAAGCTGCTGCAGACCGACCCGACCATCATCTACGGCTGCACGGTCCCGACCACCAAGTCGCCCGCCTGTCAGAAGTTCGAGGGTCGCATCCGCCGCATCCACCTGCGCGACGAGGACAACCCGTACAACACGTACACCCACGAGGGCCTGCCGCCGGGGCCGATCACCAATCCCGGTCGCGCGGCGATCGAGGCCGTGTTCGCCCCCAAGAAGTCGCGGTTCCTCTACTTCGTGGCCCGCAACGACGGCACGCACCAGTTCAGCAAGACGGTCGCCGAGCACGAGGCCGCGGTCGAGCTGTACCAGCGACGCGGAGCCGTCGGCGACGGCTCGGCCGCTGGTGCCGTCGAGGACTAG
- a CDS encoding PEGA domain-containing protein, with the protein MTVAVAWALCGSLAMATVPVAVAADGAPATAAAQASTRLRAAILPLAVDGELAEGDRDALLGELVGGLQRGDFDVASPADVLAADAKADDCGERRCYQRVAKATGASHVVRASVVVRDRDYDVSVELVDGKSGEVVARNKQGCEICGVVDAGALMASAAATLRTKLDALAQGPSVLSVRSEPDGAEVTVDGELVGVTPLERPIIAGKRVVRVSKDGYIAVEREVTVVEGVAEDIGFELEKMPSRLPKRPWGWVSLGVGIAGVGVAATFAALDDRPFEIGDACEGGNVDARGRCRRLWDTDWIVFGTSLAAATLVTLGVAVLLTSAGKRARAGKRKADRGDSQRRARVGVGPGSLVVQGRF; encoded by the coding sequence ATGACTGTCGCCGTGGCCTGGGCGCTGTGCGGCAGCCTCGCGATGGCGACGGTGCCGGTCGCGGTGGCTGCCGACGGCGCGCCTGCGACTGCGGCCGCGCAGGCCAGCACCCGCCTGCGGGCCGCGATCCTGCCGCTGGCGGTCGACGGTGAGCTCGCCGAGGGCGACCGGGACGCGCTGCTGGGCGAGCTGGTCGGTGGGCTGCAGCGCGGTGACTTCGACGTGGCCTCGCCGGCCGACGTGCTCGCTGCGGACGCGAAGGCCGACGACTGCGGCGAGCGACGTTGCTATCAGCGGGTCGCCAAGGCCACCGGCGCCAGCCACGTCGTGCGTGCGAGCGTGGTGGTGCGCGATCGCGACTACGACGTCAGCGTCGAGCTCGTCGACGGCAAGTCGGGTGAGGTCGTCGCGCGCAACAAGCAGGGCTGCGAGATCTGCGGCGTGGTCGATGCCGGTGCGTTGATGGCCTCCGCGGCCGCGACGCTGCGGACCAAGCTCGATGCGCTCGCCCAGGGCCCCTCGGTGCTGTCGGTGCGCAGCGAGCCGGACGGCGCCGAGGTGACCGTCGACGGTGAGTTGGTCGGCGTCACGCCGCTGGAGCGCCCGATCATCGCCGGCAAGCGAGTCGTGCGCGTCAGCAAAGACGGCTACATCGCGGTCGAGCGCGAGGTGACCGTGGTCGAGGGCGTCGCCGAGGACATCGGCTTCGAGCTGGAGAAGATGCCCAGCCGCCTGCCCAAGCGACCGTGGGGCTGGGTCTCGCTGGGGGTCGGCATCGCCGGCGTCGGTGTGGCCGCGACCTTCGCGGCGCTCGATGACCGTCCCTTCGAGATCGGCGATGCATGCGAGGGCGGCAACGTCGACGCGCGCGGCCGCTGCCGGCGGCTGTGGGACACCGACTGGATCGTGTTCGGCACCTCGCTGGCGGCCGCGACCCTGGTGACGCTGGGCGTCGCGGTGTTGCTGACCAGCGCCGGCAAGCGAGCGCGCGCCGGCAAGCGCAAGGCCGATCGCGGCGACTCGCAACGTCGCGCGCGGGTCGGCGTGGGCCCGGGCTCGCTGGTGGTGCAGGGCCGCTTCTGA
- the ruvX gene encoding Holliday junction resolvase RuvX: MRTMALDVGSKTIGLAVSDEGGVIASACETLTRRGQVADAGAVLAWVRNRGVARVVIGLPLELDGREGRRARAVRAFMRELQAQVVTAAVPVAVETWDERFSTAAAERTLVEADLSRARRKQHIDAMAAQFILQGWLDAHTTEHST, translated from the coding sequence ATGCGCACGATGGCGCTCGATGTCGGCAGCAAGACCATCGGTCTCGCGGTCAGCGACGAGGGTGGCGTGATCGCGAGCGCCTGCGAGACCTTGACGCGCCGTGGCCAGGTCGCGGACGCAGGCGCGGTGTTGGCCTGGGTGCGCAACCGCGGCGTCGCCCGGGTCGTGATCGGGCTGCCGCTCGAGCTCGATGGTCGAGAGGGCCGACGCGCCCGCGCGGTGCGGGCGTTCATGCGCGAGCTGCAGGCGCAGGTCGTCACGGCCGCCGTGCCGGTGGCGGTCGAGACCTGGGACGAGCGCTTCTCGACCGCGGCCGCCGAGCGCACGCTGGTCGAGGCCGACCTCTCCCGCGCGCGTCGCAAGCAGCACATCGACGCCATGGCGGCGCAGTTCATCCTGCAGGGCTGGCTCGACGCCCACACCACGGAGCACTCGACGTGA